One window from the genome of Nicotiana tomentosiformis chromosome 5, ASM39032v3, whole genome shotgun sequence encodes:
- the LOC104092390 gene encoding nuclear pore complex protein NUP1-like — MAAAGSGGTATSSAYEGAGGGAGGKFRKRPFLKNQTTPYDRPPTALRNPSWLTKLVVDPATKLITSGAQRFFSSLFRKRLLPPPTPLPLPPPEARQEPEDLQQGSCPNDHAGAVVVTGHEICNAVCSSEGSAFSELEQLLKQKTFTRAEIDRLTELLHSKTVDTSVGNDKRAESIQYRPLANYSSSLLEKNRAEKVTSDAAVGTPATSSRVPKGDVASPAKLAKVYMDTMPSKMSSSILSSQSQVVRVDTPLLKNIAYSQNLPITSVTTKIADLVGVRANGFTTPRSRGRSAIYNMARAPYSRIRQTDGQMASSSTYNAYSGPSLSESVLEHDGYFGSKQPLKRRSSVLEDDLGSVGPMRRTRQKPNLLSNGVSHPSPGAGVASSSVAYQEVAKVVGDNNVPTRYAHIPSKSSETAAKILNHLEYLTPKEKSSESKQVAGNDKTPKKLTLNMLHGQALKSLESLDTLKLLHSAQDNSHKLENLSKVFPTDAHDSSLQKHGKIEQNGQRRSINESTVVRKNDAKCSLEDAQHAQLVLENADSLDKTSAVQPQKKQAFRMSAHEDFFELDEDINSDESAFQVAEGRDKMGTSDAEKKSLSTDGALNKPAAFIKTKATLGILNKRNDMEAPDAAVISVNNTSFLPSANFLSPEVVLPSFGSNKSKKPSVDEVPALLFSSSPPLTGIEPESSSSLCNPPFGLASGPSELFESDNSQKHGKSNGKLEALSSGLSPSTSFAAPSRTSSFSNGQFAPSPAISATSLLASRNVPKDVQSGSSSEGAPSTSISTAVGSTAGNSITSGSCLFSSAAASSVSTGPPIKFGLSEDPPTVSALSTTSSADNADLKTKATNFGNLSSTSPFAGSSFASTSPGNSILGFSSPGMSTDNTASIQSQSSVFSTGGQSLVSARTSLAGSDNARVSQTVPSHVLSSTSSPEVKNSGMTSFSSVGSASSNTGIVSAASSDGNPAGSSTAASGKFSIVASSPASSTLSNSVGPSSGTTQLAFTFGASPAVSTAVTTALATSSNATSGVFTSGVNSLSSSTNAVDTSTRSRPGTFNFGGSSSASLLSNVSTSNSAASGVFCFGGGSSASLANTISTSASATPGVFSFGGGSSASSTNTISTSTGATPGVFSFGGSSSASSNSVSTSTSVTPGVFSFGGSSSASSTNTVSTSTGATPGAFSFGGSSSVSSTNAVSTFTSATTGIFSFGGSSSASSTDVIKASTTASPGVFSFGVSSSVPSTNAVNAGSTVSPNPFAFGATSSSSQTSSSAGIFGSSLQPPKLQPDFSFSSSTPSGFTFGASSSFNTPSTTAVVFGSAPSTPSAPAFSFCSTSTTVSSSQPIFGNSTPFTAAPMNNGQMSMEDSMAEDPAQASPPAISFGQPSVSPSPGGFMFGSTPSPFQYGGQQSHAATQNPSPFAASNSFGAGGSFSLGSSGPDKSGRRIIKPNRNKNRKKSSVGQQDIDPHGRYW; from the exons AGCTGAAATTGACCGTTTGACAGAACTTTTGCATTCCAAAACTGTAGATACCTCTGTTGGGAATGATAAGAGGGCTGAATCCATTCAATATAGGCCTTTAGCCAATTATTCTAGCTCTTTACTTGAAAAAAATAGGGCTGAGAAGGTTACATCTGATGCAGCTGTTGGTACTCCTGCCACAAGTTCAAGA GTCCCTAAAGGTGATGTTGCATCTCCTGCTAAACTGGCAAAAGTTTACATGGATACTATGCCTTCAAAGATGTCATCATCAATTCTGAGTTCGCAAAGTCAAGTTGTGAGAGTAGATACACCACTGCTAAAGAATATAGCATATTCCCAAAATTTACCTATTACATCAGTGACAACAAAGATTGCTGATCTTGTTGGAGTTCGAGCAAATGGATTTACCACTCCAAGATCTCGTGGAAGATCTGCAATATACAACATGGCGCGCGCTCCATACTCCAGAATTCGTCAAACTGATGGTCAAATG GCTAGTAGCTCCACATACAATGCATATAGCGGGCCTTCTTTATCTGAGTCAGTCTTGGAGCATGATGGATATTTTGGCTCTAAACAG CCACTCAAACGGAGAAGTTCTGTTCTAGAAGATGATCTGGGATCTGTTGGCCCCATGCGTAGGACTCGACAGAAACCCAATCTCCTATCAAATGGAGTTTCTCATCCTAGTCCAGGAGCAGGGGTTGCTTCTTCTTCTGTCGCTTATCAGGAGGTCGCGAAAGTTGTTGGAGATAACAATGTGCCGACAAGGTATGCTCACATTCCTTCCAAGTCCAGTGAGACAGCTGCGAAGATATTGAATCATCTTGAATATCTGACCCCAAAGGAGAAGTCATCAGAATCAAAACAAGTTGCAGGGAACGATAAAACACCCAAGAAATTGACACTGAACATGCTTCACGGACAAGCTCTTAAAAGTTTGGAGTCTTTGGATACGCTGAAGCTGCTTCATAGTGCACAAGACAACAGCCATAAGCTGGAAAATTTGTCTAAGGTTTTTCCAACTGATGCCCATGATTCTAGTTTGCAGAAGCACGGCAAAATAGAACAAAATGGGCAAAGGAGATCTATTAACGAGTCCACCGTTGTACGAAAGAATGATGCAAAATGTTCACTCGAAGATGCTCAACATGCTCAACTAGTTTTGGAAAATGCTGATTCCCTGGATAAAACGTCTGCAGTTCAACCTCAGAAGAAGCAAGCTTTTAGGATGAGCGCACATGAG GACTTTTTTGAGCTGGATGAGGACATAAACTCTGATGAGTCTGCATTTCAAGTGGCTGAAGGGAGAGATAAGATGGGTACATCTGATGCTGAAAAGAAGTCTCTATCTACTGATGGAGCCCTGAACAAACCTGCAGCTTTTATTAAAACGAAGGCTACTCTGGGGATTTTGAACAAAAGAAATGATATGGAGGCTCCTGATGCTGCTGTTATCAGCGTCAATAACACCAGTTTCCTGCCCAGTGCCAATTTCCTGTCACCAGAGGTTGTCCTGCCATCATTTGGGTCTAACAAATCAAAAAAGCCAAGTGTTGATGAGGTCCCAGCACTTCTATTTTCATCGTCACCCCCACTCACAGGGATAGAGCCAGAAAGCTCGAGCAG CTTATGCAACCCTCCATTTGGCCTGGCCAGTGGTCCGTCGGAACTCTTCGAGTCAGATAACTCACAGAAGCATGGAAAGAGCAATGGAAAGTTAGAAGCTTTATCATCTGGTCTATCACCTTCAACTTCATTTGCTGCTCCATCAAGGACTTCTAGCTTCAGTAATGGACAGTTTGCACCTAGTCCTGCTATCTCAGCCACCTCCCTCTTGGCATCAAGGAATGTCCCAAAGGATGTTCAATCTGGTAGCTCAAGCGAAGGTGCTCCTTCCACGAGCATTTCAACTGCTGTTGGCAGCACAGCAGGCAACTCCATTACCTCAGGTAGCTGCCTGTTTAGTTCCGCTGCAGCATCTTCAGTATCAACTGGACCTCCTATCAAATTTGGGCTGTCTGAAGATCCACCAACAGTGTCGGCGCTATCAACAACTTCTAGTGCAGACAATGCAGACTTGAAAACAAAAGCAACTAATTTTGGCAACTTGAGTAGCACTTCACCTTTTGCGGGCTCATCATTTGCATCTACAAGTCCTGGAAATAGTATTTTAGGTTTTAGTTCACCAGGAATGTCCACAGATAATACAGCTAGTATCCAGTCTCAGAGTTCTGTTTTCAGCACTGGAGGTCAGTCGCTTGTTAGTGCTCGAACTTCTCTAGCTGGATCAGACAATGCCAGAGTCTCACAGACTGTTCCTTCTCATGTTTTATCATCTACTTCATCACCAGAAGTTAAAAACTCTGGAATGACATCTTTCTCCTCAGTTGGTTCTGCTTCCAGTAATACTGGCATAGTTTCTGCTGCTTCTTCAGATGGCAACCCAGCTGGCTCCAGCACTGCTGCATCTGGAAAATTTAGTATTGTGGCAAGTTCTCCAGCCTCATCTACATTGAGCAATTCAGTCGGTCCTAGCAGTGGGACCACTCAGCTGGCTTTTACTTTTGGTGCTAGTCCTGCAGTTTCTACAGCAGTAACCACTGCACTTGCCACTTCCAGCAATGCTACTTCTGGTGTATTTACGTCTGGTGTTAATTCTTTATCTTCCTCGACAAACGCCGTCGACACCTCTACTCGTTCTCGTCCTGGCACATTTAATTTTGGTGGTAGTTCTTCGGCTTCCTTATTGAGCAATGTCAGCACGTCTAACAGTGCTGCTTCTGGTGTATTTTGTTTTGGTGGTGGTTCTTCAGCTTCCTTGGCAAATACTATCAGCACCTCCGCTAGTGCCACTCCTGGCGTATTTAGTTTTGGCGGTGGTTCTTCAGCTTCCTCAACAAATACTATCAGCACCTCCACTGGCGCTACTCCTGGCGTATTTAGTTTTGGTGGTAGTTCTTCAGCTTCCTCAAATTCTGTCAGCACCTCCACTAGTGTTACTCCTGGCGTATTTAGTTTTGGTGGTAGTTCTTCAGCTTCCTCAACAAATACTGTCAGCACCTCCACTGGTGCTACTCCTGGCGCATTTAGTTTTGGTGGTAGTTCTTCAGTTTCCTCAACAAATGCTGTCAGCACCTTCACTAGTGCTACCACGGGCATATTTAGTTTTGGTGGTAGTTCTTCAGCTTCCTCAACAGATGTCATCAAGGCCTCCACTACTGCTTCTCCTGGCGTATTTAGTTTCGGTGTTAGCTCTTCAGTTCCATCAACAAATGCCGTCAATGCTGGCAGCACAGTGAGTCCTAATCCATTTGCTTTTGGAGCCACTTCCTCTTCTTCACAAACTTCCAGTAGTGCTGGAATTTTTGGTTCCAGTTTACAGCCCCCAAAGCTTCAACCAGATTTTAGTTTTAGTTCTAGCACCCCTTCTGGGTTTACATTTGGAGCATCTTCGTCTTTTAATACTCCAAGCACTACTGCGGTAGTCTTTGGATCAGCACCCAGTACCCCTAGTGCACCAGCCTTTTCATTTTGTTCAACTTCTACGACAGTATCATCTTCGCAGCCCATATTTGGGAACTCCACTCCTTTTACTGCGGCCCCCATGAACAATGGACAGATGAGCATGGAAGACAGCATGGCTGAGGATCCTGCGCAGGCATCTCCCCCTGCAATTTCATTTGGTCAACCTTCTGTCTCGCCTTCTCCAGGTGGTTTCATGTTTGGTTCAACGCCTAGTCCATTCCAGTATGGTGGTCAGCAGAGTCATGCTGCTACTCAGAATCCATCTCCATTTGCAGCATCAAACAGTTTTGGTGCTGGAGGGAGTTTCTCATTGGGAAGCAGTGGTCCCGACAAATCAGGTCGAAGGATCATCAAACCTAATAGAAATAAGAATAGAAAGAAGTCAAGTGTTGGGCAACAAGACATTGATCCTCATGGTAGATATTGGTAG